GATCAACGGCAGGAGCTTGGCCGTGGTCGGGTCGCCCATCAGGGTGTTCATGTAGTCGTTGAAGACGACGGGCAGGGCGGTGTGGTCCGGGTGCGGGCGGCGGACCGCCCGGCGGTAGGAGGTCAGGGCGCCGATCGCCGCGTCGAGGCCGGAGCCGAGTGCCAGGACCCCGGGGACGGTGGTGAACTCCTCGCCCGGGGCGAGCCGGACCCGCCACTGGTGTTCCGCGTCGGTGGGGCCGTTCAGCGCCAGGTACGTGCCGTGTGCGCGCTCGCCCAGGTCCCAGCGCCAGCCGGCCGGGGACTCGACCTGCCAGACCCAGGCCCGGCCGCCGTCCCGCTCCGTCAGCGCGCCCATGGCGAGATGGCCGTCGGTGGGCCAGCTGCCGCGCCCGGTGAGGGCGAGGGCGGCCCGGCTGTCGTGCTGGTGGACGTCGACGTGGATGTCGGCGACGGCGGCGCGCAGCGGCTCGGCGTACCAACGGCACTCGGCGAGCCAGTCGTTGCGGGCCCGGAGGACGTCGAGGGCGTCCGGGGTGGGCAGGCCGCCGAGCAGGAGGCTGCTGACGGACTGGACGACCAGCGGCTCCGGTCCGTCGTTGCGGAGCCGGACGCGGGAGCGCAGGACGGACACGCCGGTGGGTGAGGTGAGCTCGACGAACGCCGTCAGCCCGGTGGCCGGGTCGTGGAGTTCGATCGTGAGCCGGTCCCAGCCCTCGCGTCTGTCCGCGCGGTGGGTCCGGTGGGCGAGCCGGGTGCCGAAGGCCGTGCCGGTGAAGCGGGGGCCGGACCAGCCGCTGCCGTGGCCGAGGGCGGTGAGCTCCACGAGCGGGAGCGCGGAGTGCGGGGTGGCGGGGCGCTCGTCGTCGGGGTGGGCCAGCCGGACCAGCCGCAAGGTCCCGTCGGCGGCGACCGCGAACCCGGCCCGGAGGGCTTGATGCCCCCAAGTGAACTCGTCCTGCCGCTGGTTGGAGGCCATGTGCGCCGCATCCGCCGTGCCCGTCAAGGTGCTCCCCCTCCTGACCTCGTCCCGTCCTCGGGGAGCGGAGGTCCGCGTGAATCCCTCGTTACGGTCTCTTGACGACCCAAGTGTGACCGGTCACAATCCTCGCATGAATGTGACCGGTCACACAAGGCGCCCGGCGAGCATCAGGGACGTCGCGACCGCCGCGGGGGTCTCGTACCAGACGGTCTCGCGGGTGATCAACGGCCATCCCAGCGTCCGGCCGTCCACCCGGGAGCGGGTGCTCGCCGCCATCGAGGAACTGGGCTTCCGCCGCAACGCGACCGCCCTCGCCCTGGCCAGCGGGCGCAGCCGGGCCGTGACCGTGCTCACCGCGAACACCACCCACTACGGCTACGCCTCGATCCTCCAGGGCATCGAGGAGGCCGCCCGCGCGGCGTCGTACGCGGTCGGGATCGGGGTCCTGGAATCCGCCGAGGACGCGGCCGTCGCCGCCGAGGTGCAGCGCGCGGCGGACGCGGGCGGCGGGATCGTCGTGATCGCATACGACCCGGCCGGTGTCCGGGCACTGGAAGCCGTACCCGCCGGGCTGCCGGTCGTGGGCGTGGTCGAGACCCCGGCGAGTCCGCCCGGCGGCGACCGCCCGTGGGTGTGGACGGACGACCGTGAGGCCGCCTACCAGGCCACCCGCCATCTGCTCTCCCTCGGCCATGAGACCGTGCACTACGTGGCGATCCCGTCCAGCACCCGCCGCACCAGCGCCCGCACCAGCGGCTGGCGGCAGGCGCTGAAGGAGGCCGGCGCCCCGGAACCCCGCCCCGTGCAGAGCAGTTGGGGGCCGGCGGGCGGTCACGCGGCCGGGCTGAAGCTGGCGGAGGACCAGTCCGTCAGCGCGATCCTGTGCGGCAACGACGACCTCGCGCTCGGTGTCCTGCGCGCCCTGCACGAGACCGGCCGCTCGGTGCCGGGCGAGGTCAGCGTGGCCGGTTTCGACGACGCCCCGCACTCCGCCTTCCTCACCCCGTCCCTGACGACCGTACGCCTGGACTTCACCGGCCTCGGACGGTCCGCGTTCGCCCTGCTGCACGGCGTGCTGGAGGAGTCCGCGCCGGTCGCCCCGCACCCCGTGTCCGTACCGGAACTGGTGGTGCGGGAGAGCTCGGGGCCGCCGCCCGCCGACGCCTGAACAGCCGGTGCCTGAACAGCCCGTAAGACCCCGGAAGTTGTGAGTACCGCTTTCTGAACCCGAACCGCCTGCTCCGAAAGGCACGAGATGAACAGAAGAGCCCTCCCCGCCCTGGCGCTGATATGTGCCGCCGGCCTGGCCGCCACCGCGTGCAGCGACCCCACCGCCGGGGACTCCGGTTCGGACGGTTCGGACGCCAAGCGGGCGGCGGTGAATCCGACCGCCCAGCTGGACGGCGTGAAGCTGACCATGTGGACCGCGCAGAACACCGTGAACGCGCCCAAGCAGGTCATCGACGCCTTCGAGAAGGCCACCGGTGCCAAGGTCGACACCCAGGCGATCCCGGACCTCTACGAGCAGAACGTGCCGACGAAGCTGGCCTCCGGCGACCGCCCCGACCTGATGTTCTGGCAGCCGTCCATCTCCACGCTGCCGTTCATCCAGCCGAAGCAGAACCTCCTGACCCTCGACGGGGAGCCGTGGGAGGCCAAGCTCGGCGACACCGAGAGGTCCCTCGGCGTCATCGACGGCAAGCGGTACGCGGCGATCGTCACCAGCCCCGCCATGCTCGGCGTCTACTACAACAAGGACGTCTTCAAGCAGGCCGGGCTGAGCGAGAAGGACTTCCCCAAAACCTACGACGAGCTGCTCGCGCTCGGCCGCAAGGTCGTCGACAAGACCGACGCGGCCGCCTTCTACGAGGCCGGCGGCGACAAGTGGCCGCTCCAGTGGCAGATGCAGGTCCAGCTCACCGACCTGGACCGGCAGTGGTGGGCCGACCTGAACGCCGGCAAGAAGAAGTGGACCGACCCGGTCGTCGTCGGCGCGATCAAGAAGTACAAGGAGAAGCTGCTCGACGCGGGGCTCGCCCAGAAGAACTACCGGACGGGCACCTTCACCGGGCAGGCCGACGCGCTGTGGAAGGGCGACGCCGGCATGGTCCTCAACGTCACGTCGTTCCAGAGCCAGTTGCAGGCCAAGTACTCCACCGCCGAGCTCGACAAGAAGATCGGCTGGTTCCCGGTCGCCAACTCCTCGGCCACCGGCCTGTACTCCCCCGACCAGACCAACGGTGTCGTCGCCTTCAAGACCGGTGACGACAAGCGGCAGAACGCGGCCCGGCAGTTCCTCGCCTTCTGGCTCGGGCCGGACTACCCGGACTACATCAAGACGATGAAGATCCCGTCCGTGCAGCCGTCCGTGCCCACCCCCGACGGACTGCCCGAGACGTCCAAGGCCCAGACGGCGGCCCTGCCCAAGGCCATCGGCGTCTTCCAGGCCAAGGCGATCGTCGCCCCCGACACCCACCTCTACCTCGCCGACATGATCTTCGGCAAGAAGAGCCCGCAGCAGGTCGCGCAGGCGATCCAGGACCAGTTCGCGCAGGTGGCCAAGGCCCAGGGCGCGCCCGGGTTCTGACCATGACGGACACGGTCGTACGTACGCGCAAGCCGGCTGCACAAGGCGCACCGAAGGGCGTGGGTCGGCTGCCACGCGCCGCCGTGCACCACCCCTGGTGGTTCGCGCTCCCCGCGATCGTCGTCTTCGCGGGCTTCTTCCTGGTGCCCAACCTGCTGAACTTCTACTACCCGTTCACCAACTGGTCCTCGTACCACGCGGACATCGCCTTCACGGGCCTGGACAACTTCCAGACCATCGCCGAGGACGGCTCGCTGCTGCGGGCGATCCGGACAACCCTGGTGTACGCGCTGCTGGCGGCGCTGTTCCAGAACGGCTTCGGGCTCGTTCTGGCGCTGCTGCTGGAGGACGACAGCCGCTTCAACCGGTTCTTCCGTGCCGTGTTCTTCCTGCCGGTGCTGATCTCGGCGCTGGCGACGGGTTACGTCTTCCAGGCGCTGCTCGACCAGGACGGGGCCGTCAACTCCGTTCTGGGCACGGACATCCCGTGGCTGGGCTCGACGACCTGGACGCTGGTGATCGTCACGCTGATCCACGGGTGGAAGTGGATGGGCCTGTCGATGCTCATCTACCTGGCCGGTCTCAAAGGCATCCCCGGCGAGATGCTGGAGGCCGCGAAGTGCGACGGCGCGGGTCCCTGGCGGACCTTCTGGTCGGTGCGCTGGCCGATGCTGGCGCCGGCCGTCACCTTCAACGTCACCACCGCGCTGATCGGTTCGATGAACACCTTCGACATCGTGCAGGCCACCACAGGCGGCGGCCCCGCGGCCTCCACGGAGGTGTTCAACATCTACATGTTCCGCGTCTTCGGGCAAGGGCTGTACGCCCAAGCCTCCACGATGAGTTTGGTGCTCTTCCTCATCGTGGTGGCCTTGGCGATCCCGCTTGTCTTCGGCTTGCGTCGAAGGGAGCAGCTGCTTTGAACCCTCCTCCTCGCGAGCGAGCAGGATTCCTGGCTCACGCCGCTCAGTCGCTCAACGAGCGATCGAGACTCACACGATCAACACCAGCCGGGTTGGAACCAGCCCGGTTCCCCGAAAGAAGGGAGGAAGATGTGCTGGCTTGGTTCTCGCGCAACACGCCGGAGAACCTACCAGCTGCCGGCCCACGCCTGTGGCGCATCGGTCGCCCCACTCTGATCGTGACCATCGCTGCCCTCGCCGTCGGCGTGCCGCTGTGGCTGGTCGCCGTCACCTCGGCCAAGCCGCAGGCCGAGGCGATCAAGCCGAACCTGGACCTGCCCCGGCAGTGGCAGCCCGCGAGCAACTACGCGGACGCCGTCAGCCAGGGCGAGATGCTGCGCGGCTTCCTCAACTCGCTGCTGGTCGTGGTGCCTTCGGTGGTCCTGGTGCTGATCCTGGGCGCGGGCGCCGCCTGGGTCTTCGCCCGCCGCACGTCGAAGCTGGTCTCGGCGGCGTACGCGCTGTGCATCAGCGGACTGCTGCTGCCGCCCGCCGTCATCACCATCGTGATGGAGCTGCGGCAACTGGGGCTTTCGAACACCCGCCCCGGCATGATCGCCGTCTACACCGGGATGTACCTGTCGACGTCGATCTTCTTCATGACCGGCTTCATCCGCGCCATCCCCATGGAACTGGAGGAGGCGGCCCGGATGGACGGGGCGAGCCCGTCACGCATCTTCTGGCGGATCGTCCTGCCGCTGCTCCGGCCGGTGATCGCCACCGCGACGATCATGGTGATGCTCTACGCCTGGAGCGACATCTTCTACGCGTTCTTCGTCCTCGGCGGCGGAGACCGGGCGACCTTGCCGCTCAACCTCTACCAGGTCGCCAGCGCCCAGCTCTACCTCAACAACTGGCATCTCGTCTTCGCGTACGTCGTGGTGATGAGCCTGCCCATGGTCGCCGTGTTCCTCGTCGGCCAGCGAAAGATCGTGTCCGGAATCACCAGTGGAGCCGTGAAGTGACTGGAGGTCCAGCAGCGTGATCACCCCCATCCGCACGAGAGCCGGTACGAGGTCCCGTACCAGAACCGCCTTGATGACAGCACTACTTGGAGCAGCCGCCATGGCAGCCACCCTCCCCGCGGCCGGTCCCGCCGCCGCGGCCGATCCACAGCGCCTCACCGTCGACCTCAACGCCTCCGAGGGCCCGGTGATGCTCGGCGCCAACGGTTCGCTGTACGGGGTCAGCGACGACGGGGTGCCCAGCGACGCCGCGATGGAGCCCCTGAAGATCACGAGCATCTCGCAGAAGCCGGAGGGCGGCGCCCAGCACCCCAACGGCGACGCGCTCACCGTCTCCAAGTCGTTCTTCCGCAACGGCGGCGGCGAGATCAACGTGATGATGCAGGACGTCTACGCCAAGTGGCCGTACGAGGACCTCGGCATCGACGACTACCTCCCCAAGGTCGACAAGATCGCCAAGGAGGTCTCGGCCGACCCGAACAGCGACCGCTTCGTCTACATCCCGTTCAACGAGCCCGACCAGATCTGGTACAAGCTCGACGTCGCCGACCAGGCACAGTACGAGAAGAACCGCGACCGGTTCTTCAAGGACTGGAAGACGGTGTACCAGCGCATCCGCGCGATCGACCCGGACGCACGGATCGCCGGCCCCAACGAAGCCGCCTACCACACCCGCCTGTTGAAGGACTTCCTCGCCTTCGCCAAGCGGGAGAACGTGCTCCCTCAGATAATGACCTGGCACGAACTGGGCTCCGGTTCGCTGCGCGACTTCCAGGCGCACTACGACGACTACCGCAAGCTGGAGCGCGAGGCGGGCATAGCCCCGCTGAAGATCAACATCGACGAGTACGCCAACCGCCGCGACCTGTCCGTGCCCGGGCAACTCGTGCAGTGGGTCTCGATGTTCGAGCGCAACAAGGTGTACGCCAACATGGCGTACTGGGACGCGGCCGGCAATCTCAGCGGCCACGTCGTGCGCTCCAACATCCCCAACGGCGGCTGGTGGCTCTTCCGCTGGTACGCGGGCATGACCGGGAACACCGTGAAGGTGACGCCGCCGCAGCCCAACACCATCGATACCCTCCAGGGGCTCGCCTCCCTCGACACCTCCCGCCGCCAGGCGCAGGTCCTGCTCGGCGGCTCCGCGGGTGACTCGGACGTGGTCGTGCAGGGCGTCCCCCGGTCGGTGTTCGGCCGTACGGTCACCGCGACCGTCGCCGAGGCCGCCTGGTCCGGTTACGAGGGGCAGCACGCGGCGCCGCGGGTCCTCGCGCGCACCAAGGTGAAGGTCGCGGACGACGGTTCGGTGACCGTCCCGCTGCGCGGGCTGCACAAGATGTCGGCCTACCGGGTCGTCCTCACCCCCGGCGGCTCCGGCACCCCGTCCGCCGCCTCCGTGCCGTGGTCGGCGTCGTACGAGGCCGAGGACGCGGCGATCACCGACGGCAAGGTCTACACGCAGGGCACGGTCCAGAACGCCAACGGCTACGCGGCCTCCGGCACCAAGGACGTCGGCTCGCTCAACCAGCCCGGCAGCAAGGTCGCCTTCTCGGTGACGGTCCCGAAGGACGGCCAGTACGACCTGGCGATCCTGTACGGCAACCAGTCCGGCGGCCCCGCCACGCAGAAGCTGTCGGTCGACGGCGGCGACCCGGTGACGGTCACCTACCCCTCCACGGAGAACTGGACGTACCGCGCCAAGAAGGACGTCAGCGTCCAGCTCAAGGCGGGCACGCACCAGCTGACCCTGTCCAAGGGCGACGCCGAGGTCACCCTGGACCGGATCGACCTGACCACGCGGACGGGCGCGCCCTCCGCCTCGTACGAGGCCACGCTGGCGGACATCAGCGGCAAGCCGTCCTACGACTACACCTCGTCGGCCGGGGTGGGCACGGGCGCTCTGGTCCTGCGCTCCGGTGACAAGGCGGTGTTCGACGTCTACGCCCCGCGCGACGGCTACTACACGGTGGTGCCGCGGACCTCGGCGGTGGTGAAGCTCTCGCTGCATGGGGAGACGGTCACGGCCGCGCCCGGCCGTCCGCTGCGGCTCTACCTGGTCGCGGGCAACAACCGGATCGCGATGACGTCGGGCCACTCCGCCGTCCGCTCCCTCGACGTCTCCGGCGACGGCTCGGCCGTCGGCACCCTCTCCTACGAGGGCGCCAAGGCCACGCTCGCCGGCGGCGCCAAGCTCGTCGACTCCCCGCACGCGTCCGCCGGCTCCTACGTCGGCTGGCTCGGCAACAGCTCCTCCAGCACTGCCGAGTTCGCGGTGGACGCGCCCCGGTCCGGCCGCTACCTGCTGGTCGTCCACTACGCGCACAACGACCGCCGGGACAACGGCCACGCCTACAACACGGACATCATGTCCCGTACGGCGGACATCACGGTCGGGACCGCGGACCCGGTGAAGGTCACCTTCAAGAACACCTGGAGCTGGGACGACTACTGGACCGTCGGTGTCCCGGTCGATCTGGCGAAGGGCGCGAACAAGGTGACGTTCGGCAACGCGAGTGCCTGGGCGCCGAACATCGACCGGATCGAGCTGGGCCGGGTCGTGGGCTGAACCACGCGGTGACGGGGGCGGTTGCGGAGGAGTGAGCTGTACTCCTCCGCAACCGACGTGCGAGATCCATTGCGGCACTCCCCTATACTTCTACATACTTGTAGAAAATCAGTACCCGCATGTGAGGAGTGGACGCCACCATGGTGTTCAAACGACTGCTCGGCGCGCTCGGCGTCGGCGGCCCCACGGTCGACACGGTCCTCGACCCGGCTCCCGTCCGGCCCGGCGGCACGCTCACCGGTGAGGTCCGACTGGAGGGCGGCAAAGCCGACTTCGACATCGAACACATCACCCTGGAGCTCGTGGCCCGGGTCGAGGCCGAGCACGAGGGCGGCGAGAGCGAGGGCGTCGCCGCCTTCGGCCGCTTCACCGTCGGCGGCGGCTTCCGGCTCGCCGAGGGCGAGCAGCGCGTCGTGCCGTTCAGCGTGACCCTGCCGTGGGAGACGCCGGTCACCGAGCTGCACGGCCAGCGCCTGGGCGTCGTCCTGGGCGTGCGCACCGAGTTGTCGGTGGCCGGCGCGAAGGACAAGGGCGACCTGGACCAGCTGAACGTCACGCCGCTGCCCGTGCAGGAGGCCGTGCTGGAAGCCCTCGGCGGGCTCGGGTTCGGATTCAGGACGGCCGACCTCGAGTACGGGCGCATCGGCGGCACCGGCCAGCAACTGCCCTTCTACCAGGAGATCGAGCTCGTCCCGTCACCCCGGTACGCGCACCAGGTCAACGAGATCGAGCTGACGTTCCTGGCGAGCCCCGGCGGCATGGAGGTCGTGCTGGAGGCGGACAAGCGCGGCGGCTTCCTGTCGCCCGGCCACGACGCGCTGACCCGTTTCACCGTCTCCCACGACGGAGTCGAGCACCAGGACTGGCCCACGGTCGTCGACGGCTGGATCCGGCAACTGGTCGAGCACCGGGCCTCGTACGACTCCCCCGCCGCATTCGGCATGGGCGGCCACGGGCATGACGGGCACCACCCTGACGGCCACCGCTCGGGCCCCGGCATGGGGACGGTCGTCGCGGCGGGCGCGGCCGGGCTCGCGGCCGGGGTCGTCGGCGGCATGGTCGCGGACGAAGTGGTCGACGAGGTCGGGGACTTCTTCGAGGGCGAGGAGGAGGACGAGGGCTGAGGCTCCGCCTCTCAAAGAGGTGTCGCGGCATGCAGGATGAGCTGAGCACCATCGTGACGGCGGAGTTCGCGGAGGACATCGCCGACACGGCCGTTCCGGCAGCCGCGCCCCACGCCGCCAGTCCGACCGAGGTGAACACCGGGGCCGGTTGCGTACGGCGGGTGGCGGGCCGAGCAGGGCCGCCACCCGGCGCGGCACCGGGCCCGGAGCGGCGAGTCCCGCGAGCGTGGGCGCCGGGGTGCCCCGGGAGACGAGGGCGGCCGTGCCGATGGCACGCGCCACCGTACGGCGGCTGCCGATCGCCCGGGCCGCCTCCTCGTCCGCCCACCGCTCGGCCGTGTACGCCACGGCCGTGCGCAGCGGCCGAAGGAACGGGTTGGCCCGGGCCGCGAGCGGGAGAACCAGTGGCAGAAAGACGAAGACCCCCATGAGGCTTCAGCCTTCCCCCTCGCCGTGGGCCTGATCCAGCAGGTCACGCAGCAGCCGTTCGTCGTCAGGGCCGAGGCCGGTGAGGAAGCTGGCCAGCACGGCCTCGCGGTCGCTCTCGGCGTCCAGCACCTTGCGCATCTTGCGGGCGGCCAGGCCCGCGTGGTCCGAGGCGGGCGTCCAGGCGAAGGACCGGCCCACCCGCTCCCGAGTGACCGCGCCCTTGCCCAGCAGCCGGGTCAGGATCGTGATCACCGTCGTGTACGCGAGGTCACCGCCGAGGCGTTCCTGCACCCAGCCGGCCGTCGCCGGACCGTCCGCCTCCCGCAGGGCCGACAGCACCAGCGCCTCCAGCTCGCCCTGCCCCCGCCGGGGACGCTGCCGGGGATCCGCCACCGCCCTGCCTCCCTTCGCCGCCCTGCCTGGCTCGTGCGGACATCGTATAGATCCGCGGGACCGGCCCCCTCTGCTTCTACAATGCTGTAGATTTCAATGCGTCCGATATCGACGACCGACACAGCAACCGACAAGGAGACTTCGTGGCCGATCCGCCCCGCCTCCATCCCGAGGACCGCGCGGACTTCGAAGCGGTACTGGATCTGGCGCTGAGCACCGCGGACGTCCATGGCGCCGTGCGCGCCGACCCGACCGGCCGGACTGCCGCACACCTGCGCGCCCACGCGCTCGCCCACTCCGACGACATCACGGCGGCGGCCGGCGAGCCGTACCGCGCCTACCTCGCCGCACGGACCGCCGCGCGGCGCCCGCCCGCCACCGGCAGTCTGCTGCCCGCCCTCGCGGTGCTCACGCCGCTGGTGGCGGCGACGTCCGCCGGGGCTCTGCTCCTGCTCGGCAGCCTGCTCCAGGTCGGGGACGCACCGGGCCCGTTGCCCGGCTCCCTCGTCGCGGCCGGCTGGACGCTGGCGCTCGTGGCGGCCGTGACCGGCCTCCTCGGCCTGGCCGCGCTGCTGCGCTCGGCCCTGGGCGCGCGGGCCGACCGCGTGGAGGACGCCCGGCTGGCCTGGCGGCAGGCCCTGCTCGACCGCGGCATGCTGCCCCATCTGCGCCGGCATACGGCGGTCGCACATTCCGCGGCGGGGATCACACCGTGCTCCCCGCCGGGTACGCTCACGCCGTGCCCGGCCCGGGCGGGAAAGGACAGGACACCATGTTCGGACTGAGCGAGCTCGCGATCCTCCTCATTGTCGTCATAGCCGTGATCGGAGCCAGGAAGCTGCCCGAACTGGCCCGGTCGGCCGGCAAGTCCGCCCGCATCCTCAAGGCCGAGGCACGCGCCGCGAAGGACGAGGAGGCCGGGGCGGGCGCCGCGCCACGGGTGGTCCAGGGCGAGATCGTCCCACCGGGCACCGGCACGACCCCGCCCGGCGCGCGGGCCGCGGACGCCCCGGACCCCCGCTGATCCGCCCCCTGCCTACAGCGTGCGCTCCAGGCGGTCGGCCACGAGCTTGACGAAGCGTGCGGGGTCCTTGGGCTGACCGCCCTCGGCGAGCACCGCCAGCGTGTGGAGCAGCTCGGCGGACTCGACGAGACCCGAGCGGTCCTCGCGCTCCCCGTACGCCTGATTCAGGTTCTTCACCAGCGGGTGGCCGGGGTTGAGTTCGAGGATCCGCTTGGTGCGCGGCACCTCCTGGCCCATCGCCCGGTACATGTTCTCCAGGGCCGGGGTCAGGTCGTGCGCGTCCGAGACGACACAGGCCGGGGAGACGGTGAGCCGCGACGACAGACGCACCTCCTTGATGTCCTCGTCCAGCTGCTCCCGCATCCAGCCGAGCAGACCGGCGTACTCCTCGGCCTGCTTCTCCCGCTCCCCGTCGGCCTTCTCGCCGTCCTCGCCGTCGAGGTCGATCTCGCCCTTGGCGACGGAGCGCAGCTTCTTGCCCTCGTACTCGCCGACGGCGTCGACCCACACCTCGTCGACCGCGTCGGTGAGCAGCAGGACCTCGATGCCCTTGTCCCGGAACGCCTCCATGTGCGGGGAGTTCTCGATGCTCTGCCGGGACTCGCCGGTGATGTAGTAGATGTCGTCCTGGCCGTCCTTCATCCGCTCCACGTACTGCGCGAGCGTGGTCGGCTCGTCCTCGGCGTGCGTGGTCGCGAACGACGCGACGGCGAGGATGGCGTCCCGGTTCTCGGAGTCGGTGACCAGGCCCTCCTTCAGGACGGTGCCGAACTCGCGCCAGAACGTCGCGTAGCGGTCGGCGTCCTTGGTCTTGATCTCCTTGATCGTGGACAGGACCTTCTTCGTCAGCCGGCGCTGCATCATCCGGATGTGCCGGTCCTGCTGGAGGATCTCGCGGGAGACGTTGAGCGAGAGGTCCTGCGCGTCGACGACGCCCTTGACGAAGCGGAGGTAGGGCGGCAGCAGCGCCTCGCAGTCGTCCATGATGAAGACGCGCTTCACATACAGCTGGACGCCGCGCTTGAAGTCCCGCGTGAACAGGTCGTGCGGGGCGTGCGAGGGGACGAAGAGCAGGGCCTGGTACTCGAAGGTGCCCTCGGCCTGGAGCCGGATCGTCTCCAGCGGCTCGCGCCAGTCGTGGCTGATGTGCTTGTACAGCTCGTGGTACTCGTCGTCGGACACCTCGTCGCGCGACCGCGCCCACAGGGCCTTCATCGAGTTCAGCGTCTCGGGCTCGGGCGCGTCCTCGCCGTCGCCCGCCTCCGGGACCATCCGGATCGGCCAGGTGATGAAGTCCGAGTACCGCTTGACGATCTGCTTGATCGTCCACGGCGAGGTGTAGTCGTGGAGCTGGTTCTCCGGGTCGGCGGGCTTGAGATGGAGCGTGACGGAGGTGCCCTGCGGCGCGTCGTCGACCTTCTCCAGCGTGTACGTGGACTCGCCGCAGGACGTCCAGCGGGTCCCCTGGCCCTCGCCGGCGCGCCGGGTCACCAGCGTCACCTCGTCCGCCACCATGAAGCCGGAGTAGAAGCCGACGCCGAACTGGCCGATGAGCCCCTCGGCATTGGCCGCGTCCTGGGCCTCCCGCAGCTCCTTCAGGAAGGTGGCCGTACCGGAGTTGGCGATGGTGCCGATGAGCTGTCCGACCTCGTCGTACGACATCCCGATGCCGTTGTCCCGCACGGTGAGGGTCCGGGCCTCCTTGTCGACGTCGATCTCGATGTGCAGGTCGGACACGTCGGCGTCGAGCGAGTCGTCCCGCAGCTTCTCCAGGCGCAGCTTGTCCAGCGCGTCGGAGGCGTTGGAGACAAGCTCCCGCAGGAAGACATCCTTGTTCGAGTAGACCGAGTGGATCATCAGCTGGAGCAGCTGACGTGCCTCTACCTGGAACTCAAACGTTTCGGTCGTCATGGTTCGCGAATACCTCACAGGTCCCACAGTCGCCTGAACTCGTGCAGTCACTTTAAAACACCACGTCAGGCCTGGGACCCGGAATCAGACGAGGTGGGCGAACACGACCAGGTTCTCGGTGTAGTCCCGGGCCTGACGGTCGTAGGCACCCGCGCACGTGATGAGCCGGATCTGCGCGTCGGGGGTGTCGCCGTACACGCGCTCGCTGGGGAAGTCGTCCTTGTCGAAGGACTCGGCGTCGTCGACCACGAAGGTCGCCCTGCGGCCGTCGGCTCGCGCCACGTGGAACCGGTCGCCCTTCTTCAGCTGGCTGAGCCCCGCGAACACGGCCGGGGACGTCGCGGTGTCCACGTGCCCGGCGATGATCGCCGTTCCGGCCTCGCCGGGCGAGACGCCCTTGGCGTACCAGCCGACGAGGTTGGTGTCGTCGGCCGGAGGGGGTTCGAGCTGACCCGAACGGCCGATGGCGAGGTCGGTGAAGGGCGCGTTCACCGAGATCTTGGGGATGTACAGGCGGACCGGCCGGGACCGCGGCAGATGAGGGCCGACCTCGGCGGGCGCGGCCGTCGGGACGGCCGGCGGGGCGTGCGGCGGG
This region of Streptomyces caelestis genomic DNA includes:
- a CDS encoding LacI family DNA-binding transcriptional regulator — translated: MNVTGHTRRPASIRDVATAAGVSYQTVSRVINGHPSVRPSTRERVLAAIEELGFRRNATALALASGRSRAVTVLTANTTHYGYASILQGIEEAARAASYAVGIGVLESAEDAAVAAEVQRAADAGGGIVVIAYDPAGVRALEAVPAGLPVVGVVETPASPPGGDRPWVWTDDREAAYQATRHLLSLGHETVHYVAIPSSTRRTSARTSGWRQALKEAGAPEPRPVQSSWGPAGGHAAGLKLAEDQSVSAILCGNDDLALGVLRALHETGRSVPGEVSVAGFDDAPHSAFLTPSLTTVRLDFTGLGRSAFALLHGVLEESAPVAPHPVSVPELVVRESSGPPPADA
- a CDS encoding ABC transporter substrate-binding protein encodes the protein MNRRALPALALICAAGLAATACSDPTAGDSGSDGSDAKRAAVNPTAQLDGVKLTMWTAQNTVNAPKQVIDAFEKATGAKVDTQAIPDLYEQNVPTKLASGDRPDLMFWQPSISTLPFIQPKQNLLTLDGEPWEAKLGDTERSLGVIDGKRYAAIVTSPAMLGVYYNKDVFKQAGLSEKDFPKTYDELLALGRKVVDKTDAAAFYEAGGDKWPLQWQMQVQLTDLDRQWWADLNAGKKKWTDPVVVGAIKKYKEKLLDAGLAQKNYRTGTFTGQADALWKGDAGMVLNVTSFQSQLQAKYSTAELDKKIGWFPVANSSATGLYSPDQTNGVVAFKTGDDKRQNAARQFLAFWLGPDYPDYIKTMKIPSVQPSVPTPDGLPETSKAQTAALPKAIGVFQAKAIVAPDTHLYLADMIFGKKSPQQVAQAIQDQFAQVAKAQGAPGF
- a CDS encoding carbohydrate ABC transporter permease, coding for MTDTVVRTRKPAAQGAPKGVGRLPRAAVHHPWWFALPAIVVFAGFFLVPNLLNFYYPFTNWSSYHADIAFTGLDNFQTIAEDGSLLRAIRTTLVYALLAALFQNGFGLVLALLLEDDSRFNRFFRAVFFLPVLISALATGYVFQALLDQDGAVNSVLGTDIPWLGSTTWTLVIVTLIHGWKWMGLSMLIYLAGLKGIPGEMLEAAKCDGAGPWRTFWSVRWPMLAPAVTFNVTTALIGSMNTFDIVQATTGGGPAASTEVFNIYMFRVFGQGLYAQASTMSLVLFLIVVALAIPLVFGLRRREQLL
- a CDS encoding carbohydrate ABC transporter permease, with product MTIAALAVGVPLWLVAVTSAKPQAEAIKPNLDLPRQWQPASNYADAVSQGEMLRGFLNSLLVVVPSVVLVLILGAGAAWVFARRTSKLVSAAYALCISGLLLPPAVITIVMELRQLGLSNTRPGMIAVYTGMYLSTSIFFMTGFIRAIPMELEEAARMDGASPSRIFWRIVLPLLRPVIATATIMVMLYAWSDIFYAFFVLGGGDRATLPLNLYQVASAQLYLNNWHLVFAYVVVMSLPMVAVFLVGQRKIVSGITSGAVK
- a CDS encoding CBM35 domain-containing protein, whose amino-acid sequence is MAATLPAAGPAAAADPQRLTVDLNASEGPVMLGANGSLYGVSDDGVPSDAAMEPLKITSISQKPEGGAQHPNGDALTVSKSFFRNGGGEINVMMQDVYAKWPYEDLGIDDYLPKVDKIAKEVSADPNSDRFVYIPFNEPDQIWYKLDVADQAQYEKNRDRFFKDWKTVYQRIRAIDPDARIAGPNEAAYHTRLLKDFLAFAKRENVLPQIMTWHELGSGSLRDFQAHYDDYRKLEREAGIAPLKINIDEYANRRDLSVPGQLVQWVSMFERNKVYANMAYWDAAGNLSGHVVRSNIPNGGWWLFRWYAGMTGNTVKVTPPQPNTIDTLQGLASLDTSRRQAQVLLGGSAGDSDVVVQGVPRSVFGRTVTATVAEAAWSGYEGQHAAPRVLARTKVKVADDGSVTVPLRGLHKMSAYRVVLTPGGSGTPSAASVPWSASYEAEDAAITDGKVYTQGTVQNANGYAASGTKDVGSLNQPGSKVAFSVTVPKDGQYDLAILYGNQSGGPATQKLSVDGGDPVTVTYPSTENWTYRAKKDVSVQLKAGTHQLTLSKGDAEVTLDRIDLTTRTGAPSASYEATLADISGKPSYDYTSSAGVGTGALVLRSGDKAVFDVYAPRDGYYTVVPRTSAVVKLSLHGETVTAAPGRPLRLYLVAGNNRIAMTSGHSAVRSLDVSGDGSAVGTLSYEGAKATLAGGAKLVDSPHASAGSYVGWLGNSSSSTAEFAVDAPRSGRYLLVVHYAHNDRRDNGHAYNTDIMSRTADITVGTADPVKVTFKNTWSWDDYWTVGVPVDLAKGANKVTFGNASAWAPNIDRIELGRVVG